The Lysobacter enzymogenes genome window below encodes:
- a CDS encoding S8 family serine peptidase: MQKIVKKTSIALGIAAVAAIAGASVLSLRWGGADAVSTGGAPPPARKSANAVSEYQRYIVVYREAPLSTYQGDVKGLPAPQRLAEAAGLRAAGEGGARIDVHSAAARGYVDYLGRVQASHERKIDGLLGRSMKVEHRLRHALNAVVTELTPAEAARISRLPEVRMVSPDVLLPLHTDVGPQLIGAPALWNATPTNFRGEGVVVGIIDTGINFGSPSFAAVDDSGYHHINPLGAGTYLGTCAPGGVDEGRCNDKLIGGYDFVCEDPGNACANANYREEPGFGDTNGHGSHTASTAAGNARTANFKGRDIRISGVAPHANIVAFDVCYTNLATGQGSCPGSSSVRAVDQAIADGVVDVLNFSIGGGQDPWGDAVSLAFLNATDAGIYVAASAGNDGPGPNTLSHNEPWVSTTAAAQHGRGDFVLLMQLTGPGAVPPALQAIQLVEGNSGTAFAAALPNDTPLRISAGIDTAADGCAAFPANAFQNAIAVIRRGTCSFTIKVQNATAAGARAVLIANNAEAAISPSVAGTTIPTFGVPLSIGNAIRDFGNGSGNTATAGVGYPPTPLPNTPDVLAGFSSRGPAGNFDLVKPDVTAPGVAILAVKSGTTLTGNENLVDLDSGTSMASPHQAGAAALIRQARPNWTVAEIKSALMMTAKQEIFKEDEVTPADPLSMGAGRIQIDQAIKAGLLLDETKANFLAADPLAGGSPSSLNLASLGKFNCTGSCTFTRTFRNALSTRQSWTLKAQGVTALVTPSTLALNPGESKAVKITVSGGSLPATGAFAYGKLVATPSGGNTAQPILNLPIAVALQPAKLALEPAQIALSVPAGGTGSANFRIRNLGGGSLDYQIDNTGSGGRTLVAQGIDPERNGYYGSRFSNGGTAPRASMVADDFVLSDPTTISNIVANGFVLGGGALAAQNVDWSIFRDVGGNPEGNPETTPNLAVWNYRAAQNSAGVTIQAGTIRLNLAAAGQNVTLPAGRYWLVVSPRTPIATAWAWFGSPSGDGQYRSIAVAANGTGAWSALDPAEEGHNGLAFGMQVSNACGGTWVGAPNRAFGRIAGNGGYDTQVQISAAGLAPGNYSGYVCVASNDTTQPKVAMPIKLTVTPAP; the protein is encoded by the coding sequence TACATCGTGGTCTACCGCGAAGCGCCGCTGAGCACCTACCAGGGCGACGTGAAGGGGCTGCCCGCGCCGCAGCGGCTGGCCGAAGCGGCCGGCCTGCGCGCCGCCGGCGAAGGCGGCGCGCGCATCGACGTGCACAGCGCCGCCGCGCGCGGCTACGTGGACTACCTCGGCCGCGTCCAGGCCAGCCACGAACGCAAGATCGACGGCCTGCTCGGCCGCAGCATGAAGGTCGAACACCGCCTGCGCCACGCGCTCAACGCAGTGGTGACCGAACTGACCCCGGCCGAAGCCGCGCGGATCTCGCGCCTGCCGGAAGTGCGCATGGTCAGTCCCGACGTGCTGCTGCCGCTGCACACCGACGTCGGCCCGCAGCTGATCGGCGCGCCCGCGCTGTGGAACGCGACGCCGACCAATTTCCGCGGCGAAGGCGTGGTCGTCGGCATCATCGACACCGGCATCAACTTCGGCAGCCCGTCGTTCGCCGCGGTCGACGACAGCGGCTACCACCACATCAACCCGCTCGGCGCCGGCACGTACCTGGGCACCTGCGCGCCCGGCGGCGTCGACGAGGGCCGCTGCAACGACAAGCTGATCGGCGGCTACGATTTCGTCTGCGAGGATCCGGGCAACGCCTGCGCGAACGCCAACTATCGCGAGGAGCCCGGCTTCGGCGACACCAACGGCCACGGCAGCCACACCGCCTCGACCGCGGCCGGCAACGCCCGCACCGCCAACTTCAAGGGCCGCGACATCCGCATTTCCGGCGTCGCGCCGCACGCCAACATCGTCGCCTTCGACGTGTGCTACACCAACCTCGCGACCGGCCAGGGCAGCTGCCCGGGGTCGTCGTCGGTGCGCGCGGTCGATCAGGCCATCGCCGACGGCGTGGTCGACGTGCTGAACTTCTCCATCGGCGGCGGCCAGGATCCGTGGGGCGACGCGGTCTCGCTGGCCTTCCTCAACGCCACCGACGCCGGCATCTACGTCGCCGCGTCGGCCGGCAACGACGGCCCCGGCCCGAACACGCTGAGCCACAACGAACCGTGGGTCTCCACCACCGCCGCGGCCCAGCACGGGCGCGGCGATTTCGTCCTGCTGATGCAGCTCACCGGCCCCGGCGCGGTGCCGCCGGCGCTGCAGGCGATCCAGCTGGTCGAAGGCAACAGCGGCACCGCCTTCGCCGCCGCGCTGCCCAACGACACCCCGCTGCGCATCAGCGCCGGCATCGACACCGCCGCCGACGGCTGCGCGGCGTTCCCGGCCAATGCGTTCCAGAACGCGATCGCGGTGATCCGCCGCGGCACCTGCAGCTTCACCATCAAGGTGCAGAACGCGACCGCCGCCGGCGCGCGCGCGGTGCTGATCGCCAACAACGCCGAAGCGGCGATCTCGCCGAGCGTGGCCGGCACCACCATCCCGACCTTCGGCGTGCCGCTGTCGATCGGCAACGCGATCCGCGACTTCGGCAACGGCAGCGGCAACACCGCCACCGCCGGCGTCGGTTATCCGCCGACGCCGCTGCCGAACACGCCCGACGTGCTGGCCGGTTTCAGCTCGCGCGGCCCGGCCGGCAATTTCGACCTGGTCAAGCCCGACGTGACCGCGCCGGGCGTCGCCATCCTCGCGGTGAAGTCCGGCACCACCCTCACCGGCAACGAGAACCTGGTCGACCTCGACAGCGGCACCTCGATGGCCTCGCCGCACCAGGCCGGCGCCGCCGCGCTGATCCGCCAGGCGCGCCCGAACTGGACCGTGGCCGAGATCAAGTCGGCGCTGATGATGACGGCCAAGCAGGAGATCTTCAAAGAAGACGAAGTCACTCCCGCCGATCCGCTGTCGATGGGCGCCGGCCGCATCCAGATCGATCAGGCGATCAAGGCCGGCCTGTTGCTCGACGAGACCAAGGCCAACTTCCTCGCCGCCGATCCGCTGGCCGGCGGCAGCCCGTCGTCGCTGAACCTGGCCAGCCTGGGCAAGTTCAACTGCACCGGCTCGTGCACCTTCACCCGCACCTTCCGCAATGCCTTGAGCACGCGCCAGAGCTGGACGCTCAAGGCGCAGGGCGTAACCGCGCTGGTCACCCCGTCGACGCTGGCGTTGAATCCGGGCGAGAGCAAGGCGGTCAAGATCACCGTCAGCGGCGGCTCGCTGCCGGCCACCGGCGCGTTCGCCTACGGCAAGCTGGTGGCGACGCCGTCCGGCGGCAACACCGCGCAGCCGATCCTCAACCTGCCGATCGCGGTCGCCCTGCAGCCGGCCAAGCTCGCTCTGGAGCCGGCGCAGATCGCGCTGAGCGTCCCGGCCGGCGGCACCGGCAGCGCCAACTTCCGCATCCGCAACCTCGGCGGCGGTTCGTTGGACTACCAGATCGACAACACCGGTTCCGGCGGCCGCACCCTGGTCGCGCAGGGGATCGATCCGGAGCGCAACGGCTACTACGGCAGCCGCTTCAGCAACGGCGGCACCGCTCCGCGCGCTTCGATGGTCGCCGACGACTTCGTGCTGAGCGATCCGACCACCATCAGCAACATCGTCGCCAACGGCTTCGTGCTCGGCGGCGGCGCGCTGGCGGCGCAGAACGTGGATTGGTCGATCTTCCGCGATGTCGGCGGCAACCCCGAAGGCAATCCGGAGACCACGCCGAACCTGGCCGTGTGGAACTACCGCGCTGCGCAGAACTCGGCCGGCGTGACCATCCAGGCCGGCACGATCCGTCTGAACCTGGCCGCGGCCGGGCAGAACGTGACCCTGCCGGCCGGCCGTTACTGGCTGGTGGTGTCCCCGCGCACGCCGATCGCCACGGCCTGGGCCTGGTTCGGTTCGCCCAGCGGCGACGGCCAGTACCGCTCGATCGCGGTCGCGGCCAACGGCACCGGCGCCTGGAGTGCGTTGGACCCCGCTGAGGAAGGCCACAACGGTCTGGCGTTCGGCATGCAGGTGTCCAACGCCTGCGGCGGGACCTGGGTCGGCGCGCCGAACCGCGCGTTCGGCCGTATCGCCGGCAACGGCGGCTACGACACCCAGGTGCAGATCAGCGCCGCCGGCCTCGCCCCGGGCAACTACTCCGGTTACGTCTGCGTCGCCAGCAACGATACGACCCAGCCGAAGGTCGCCATGCCGATCAAGCTGACCGTGACCCCGGCGCCGTAA
- a CDS encoding VOC family protein encodes MTLKRMDNVGIVVEDLSAAVDFFAELGLELEGRGLVEGEWAGRITGLGDQRVEIAMMRTPDGHSRIELSRFLAPQVIADHRNAPVNALGYLRVMFAVDDLDETLRRLTARGAQLVGEVVQYERSYRLCYIRGPEGILIGLAQELG; translated from the coding sequence ATGACGCTCAAGCGGATGGACAACGTAGGCATCGTCGTCGAAGACCTTTCGGCGGCGGTCGACTTCTTCGCCGAACTCGGCCTCGAACTCGAAGGCCGCGGCCTGGTCGAGGGCGAATGGGCCGGGCGCATCACCGGCCTGGGCGACCAGCGCGTGGAGATCGCGATGATGCGCACGCCCGACGGCCACAGCCGGATCGAGCTGTCGCGCTTCCTCGCGCCGCAGGTGATCGCCGACCACCGCAATGCGCCGGTCAATGCGCTGGGCTACCTGCGCGTCATGTTCGCCGTCGACGACCTCGACGAAACCCTGCGACGGCTGACGGCGCGCGGCGCGCAACTGGTCGGCGAAGTCGTGCAGTACGAGCGGTCGTACCGCCTTTGCTATATCCGCGGCCCCGAAGGCATCCTGATCGGACTCGCGCAAGAACTGGGCTGA
- a CDS encoding DUF6053 domain-containing protein, translated as MRASPTVRRSFNRRCGGPSGPRLFAQVAAIRARSLGPEGPPTTAQVRPPRSAHSGSANTTRLRPPRLAAYKAASARANVAALSSPAR; from the coding sequence GTGCGGGCTTCGCCAACGGTGCGGCGAAGCTTCAACCGACGTTGTGGGGGGCCTTCAGGCCCGAGGCTGTTCGCTCAGGTCGCGGCGATCCGGGCGCGCAGCCTCGGGCCTGAAGGCCCTCCCACAACTGCGCAAGTCCGCCCGCCGCGCAGCGCTCACTCCGGCTCGGCCAACACCACCCGGTTGCGCCCGCCGCGCTTGGCCGCATACAAGGCCGCATCGGCGCGCGCGAACGTCGCCGCGCTGTCCTCGCCGGCGCGGTAG
- a CDS encoding GGDEF domain-containing protein has protein sequence MQKPATPANEAQRLQALRSYDILDTPPERDFDDLVAIAAAVCDVPIALVSLIDEQRQWFKARLGLGAAQTPRELAFCAHAILSPDRPLIVPDARDDARFADNPLVLDDPNIRFYAGAPLVTPGGEALGTLCVIDTRPRELPERQQQALTALSRQASRAMELRRVSRALARQLQESDWYERRLLDYQGELEASHAALQASNADLTALTRTDALTGLPNRRAFALAMEQAVARSGQAAPLQVAMLDIDHFKTINDVHGHAEGDRVLQTVADTLRLYSAGPNSVARYGGEEFLMLFEAPLHQALVQCEFVREAIANLPLGLPLTVSIGLAGYRAGEDSAATFARADAALYAAKRGGRNRVVLAEPE, from the coding sequence GTGCAAAAACCCGCCACGCCCGCCAACGAAGCCCAGCGCCTGCAGGCGCTGCGCAGCTACGACATCCTCGACACCCCGCCGGAACGCGACTTCGACGACCTGGTCGCGATCGCCGCGGCGGTGTGCGACGTGCCGATCGCCTTGGTCAGCCTGATCGACGAGCAGCGCCAATGGTTCAAGGCGCGGCTGGGCCTGGGCGCCGCGCAGACGCCGCGCGAACTGGCGTTCTGCGCGCACGCGATCCTGAGCCCGGACCGCCCGCTGATCGTCCCCGACGCGCGCGACGACGCGCGCTTCGCCGACAACCCGCTGGTGCTCGACGATCCCAATATCCGCTTCTACGCCGGCGCGCCGCTGGTGACGCCGGGCGGCGAAGCGCTGGGTACCCTGTGCGTGATCGACACCCGCCCGCGCGAGTTGCCCGAGCGCCAGCAGCAGGCGCTGACCGCATTGTCGCGGCAGGCCTCGCGGGCGATGGAGCTGCGCCGGGTCAGCCGCGCGCTGGCGCGGCAGTTGCAGGAAAGCGATTGGTACGAGCGCCGCCTGCTCGACTACCAGGGCGAGCTCGAAGCCAGCCACGCCGCGTTGCAGGCCAGCAACGCCGACCTCACCGCGCTGACCCGCACCGACGCGCTGACCGGGCTGCCGAACCGGCGCGCGTTCGCGTTGGCGATGGAGCAGGCGGTGGCGCGCAGTGGGCAGGCCGCGCCGTTGCAGGTGGCGATGCTCGACATCGATCATTTCAAGACCATCAACGACGTGCACGGCCACGCCGAGGGCGACCGCGTGCTGCAGACCGTGGCCGACACGCTGCGGCTGTACTCGGCCGGGCCCAACAGCGTGGCGCGCTACGGCGGCGAGGAATTCCTGATGCTGTTCGAAGCGCCGCTGCACCAGGCGCTGGTGCAGTGCGAGTTCGTGCGCGAAGCGATCGCCAACCTGCCGCTGGGCCTGCCGCTGACGGTCAGCATCGGCCTGGCCGGCTACCGCGCCGGCGAGGACAGCGCGGCGACGTTCGCGCGCGCCGATGCGGCCTTGTATGCGGCCAAGCGCGGCGGGCGCAACCGGGTGGTGTTGGCCGAGCCGGAGTGA
- a CDS encoding pectin acetylesterase-family hydrolase, translating to MAALSRYVAVALVGGAVALSSLPSQAEQGDYGFFQTLRNLFSPPKADNKVQPQQRTGHYPLLSRDAARADGFDPGAYYQWQTVQLPAETGAICGNGSPYKIFVNRVPNTTNTIIYMEGGGACWDYASCTGATGVRGARNPNGVPDDYMKLLNPGASLVSPFVTRVSPFDAVKTQGWNMVYVPYCTGDIYSGDKVAVYDDPSGQKPPLVWHHNGLRNSRAVISWLKDNLPRPGQMLNTGCSAGGAGSLISYDTFRSNIAPTNGFLIDDSGPIFPTPKNGNPAEYPSQPLMTKIRDVWGLDAPNGPLQFLAAGLPQMDLNELGSIYPALSAKYGGDRLGHTHFWQDLNYSSYSYERFHDDIQQAPNQAAKEALIHAKWGTDTQRLSARLNTLDNFGGYFPQYRALNESHCTTIVDFKNGDVQAQNLQLKNFIDSVLDGNGKVLDASESSDAADKAKPFNFLYWLVDQLL from the coding sequence ATGGCCGCATTGAGCCGTTACGTCGCCGTCGCCCTGGTGGGCGGCGCCGTCGCGTTATCCAGCCTGCCCTCGCAGGCCGAACAGGGCGATTACGGATTTTTCCAGACGCTGCGCAACCTGTTTTCCCCGCCCAAGGCGGACAACAAGGTGCAGCCGCAACAACGCACCGGCCACTACCCGCTGCTGAGCCGCGACGCCGCGCGCGCCGACGGCTTCGACCCGGGCGCGTACTACCAATGGCAGACGGTGCAGCTGCCGGCCGAAACCGGCGCGATCTGCGGCAACGGTTCGCCGTACAAGATCTTCGTCAACCGCGTGCCCAACACCACCAACACCATCATCTACATGGAAGGCGGCGGCGCGTGCTGGGATTACGCCAGCTGCACCGGCGCCACCGGCGTGCGCGGCGCGCGCAATCCCAACGGCGTGCCCGACGACTACATGAAGCTGCTCAACCCGGGCGCCAGCCTGGTCAGCCCATTCGTGACCCGGGTCAGCCCGTTCGACGCGGTCAAGACCCAGGGCTGGAACATGGTCTACGTGCCCTACTGCACCGGCGACATCTACAGCGGCGACAAGGTCGCGGTGTACGACGATCCCAGCGGGCAGAAGCCGCCGCTGGTGTGGCACCACAACGGCCTGCGCAACAGCCGCGCGGTGATTTCCTGGCTCAAGGACAACCTGCCGCGGCCGGGGCAGATGCTCAACACCGGTTGCAGCGCCGGCGGCGCCGGCAGCCTGATTTCCTACGACACTTTCCGCAGCAACATCGCGCCGACCAACGGCTTCCTGATCGACGACTCCGGCCCGATCTTCCCGACCCCGAAGAACGGCAACCCGGCCGAGTACCCCTCGCAGCCGCTGATGACCAAGATCCGCGACGTGTGGGGCCTGGACGCGCCGAACGGCCCGCTGCAGTTCCTCGCCGCCGGCCTGCCGCAAATGGATCTCAACGAACTGGGCTCGATCTATCCGGCGCTGTCGGCCAAGTACGGCGGCGACCGCCTCGGCCACACCCATTTCTGGCAGGACCTCAACTACTCCTCGTACTCCTACGAGCGTTTCCACGACGACATCCAGCAGGCGCCGAACCAGGCCGCGAAGGAAGCGCTGATCCACGCCAAATGGGGCACCGACACCCAGCGCCTGTCGGCGCGGCTCAACACGCTGGACAACTTCGGCGGCTATTTCCCGCAGTACCGCGCGCTCAACGAGAGCCACTGCACCACCATCGTCGATTTCAAGAACGGCGACGTGCAGGCGCAGAACCTGCAGTTGAAGAACTTCATCGACTCGGTGCTGGACGGCAACGGCAAGGTGCTCGACGCCAGCGAGAGCAGCGATGCGGCCGACAAGGCCAAACCGTTCAACTTCTTGTACTGGCTGGTCGACCAGCTGCTGTGA
- a CDS encoding YadA-like family protein, with protein MNTLHKTLLAVALSLATGYAWAGDTCQTDDGTGTIGSNGANAAGGDAIACGSGADAAGNGSSAIGANSSAGGGSATAVGNASAAAGEQSTAIGAGAQSSGDFSSALGAGASASATGALAIGPASSASGEQSTAIGVGANATNANSSAIGDGSSATADFAAAFGSSASASGQSGVAAGVASSAAGVNSAAFGAQSSAGADNASAIGANSSASAANSVALGAGSLADRANAVSIGGAGAERQLINLAAGTADTDAVNVLQLNTLAGALGGGASYAGGTFVAPTYSIQGGSYRDVGAAFAAVDGRLTDLYGKVAAIPAGPQGPAGPQGPQGPQGPEGPGSPLAASYDDASKSTMTLQGAGGTRVANVANGTAPTDAANVGQVQAGDAATLRSANAYTDQRVNQMLAAPTEAINRLREDMEWKLRKQDQRIDRMGAMTAAMVQMSASASGLRTQNRVAVGAGFQGGEQALSIGYQRAISDRATFTVGGAFSDSESSAGVGLGFGW; from the coding sequence TTGAATACTCTGCACAAGACGCTTCTCGCCGTGGCGCTGTCGCTGGCGACCGGTTACGCCTGGGCCGGCGATACCTGCCAGACCGACGACGGCACCGGCACGATCGGCAGCAACGGCGCCAACGCGGCCGGCGGCGACGCCATCGCCTGCGGCAGCGGCGCCGATGCGGCCGGCAACGGCAGCAGCGCGATCGGCGCCAACAGCAGCGCCGGCGGCGGCAGCGCCACGGCCGTCGGCAACGCCAGCGCGGCCGCCGGCGAACAGAGCACGGCCATCGGCGCCGGCGCGCAATCCAGCGGCGATTTCAGTTCCGCCCTCGGCGCCGGCGCCAGCGCCAGCGCGACCGGCGCGCTCGCCATCGGCCCCGCCAGCAGCGCGTCGGGCGAACAGAGCACGGCGATCGGCGTCGGCGCCAACGCGACCAACGCCAACAGCAGCGCGATCGGCGACGGCAGCAGCGCCACCGCCGATTTCGCCGCCGCGTTCGGCTCCAGCGCCAGCGCCAGCGGCCAGTCCGGCGTCGCCGCCGGCGTCGCCAGCAGCGCCGCCGGCGTCAACAGCGCGGCGTTCGGCGCGCAGAGCTCGGCCGGCGCCGACAACGCCAGCGCGATCGGCGCCAACAGCTCGGCCAGCGCGGCCAATTCGGTCGCGCTCGGCGCCGGTTCGCTCGCCGACCGCGCCAACGCGGTGTCGATCGGCGGCGCCGGCGCGGAGCGCCAGCTGATCAACCTCGCCGCCGGCACCGCCGACACCGACGCGGTCAACGTGTTGCAGCTCAACACCCTGGCCGGCGCGCTCGGCGGCGGCGCCAGCTACGCCGGCGGCACCTTCGTCGCGCCGACCTATTCGATCCAGGGCGGCAGCTATCGCGATGTCGGCGCGGCCTTCGCCGCGGTCGACGGGCGCCTGACCGATCTGTACGGCAAGGTCGCGGCGATTCCGGCCGGTCCGCAGGGCCCGGCCGGTCCGCAAGGCCCGCAAGGCCCGCAGGGTCCGGAAGGCCCGGGGTCGCCGCTGGCGGCCAGCTACGACGACGCCTCCAAGAGCACCATGACCCTGCAGGGCGCCGGCGGCACGCGCGTGGCCAACGTCGCCAACGGCACCGCGCCGACCGACGCGGCCAACGTCGGCCAGGTCCAGGCCGGCGATGCGGCCACGCTGCGCAGCGCGAACGCGTACACCGACCAGCGCGTCAACCAGATGCTGGCCGCGCCGACCGAAGCGATCAACCGCCTGCGCGAAGACATGGAATGGAAGCTGCGCAAGCAGGACCAGCGCATCGACCGGATGGGCGCGATGACCGCGGCGATGGTGCAGATGTCGGCCAGCGCCTCGGGCCTGCGCACCCAGAACCGGGTCGCGGTCGGCGCCGGTTTCCAGGGCGGCGAGCAGGCCTTGTCGATCGGCTACCAGCGCGCGATCAGCGACCGCGCGACCTTCACCGTCGGCGGTGCGTTCAGCGACAGCGAAAGCTCGGCCGGCGTCGGTCTGGGCTTCGGTTGGTGA
- the murB gene encoding UDP-N-acetylmuramate dehydrogenase — protein sequence MSPNVRIVRDAPLQSRNTFGVAARAPWLVSVDSADALPEALAAPPLRDGLALAIGGGSNLLFAGDPDGAVLELSGRAVRALDGDGERAIVRADAGTVWHGFVMQTLAEGYAGLENLALIPGTVGASPIQNIGAYGVEVREFVHAVEAYEPATGQWHRFDNAACAFAYRDSLFKREADRFLITAVEFALPRRAAPKLDYAGIGEELAARGIHAPTPSQVAEAVIAIRQRKLPDPAVLGNAGSFFKNPIVPAAQAEALLAQHPSMPAFRGDGEATRKLSAAWLIDACGWKGHRDGDAGVSAAHALVLVNHGGASGAQLLDLARRIAESVRARFGVAIEPEPRIVGARW from the coding sequence ATGAGCCCGAATGTCCGCATCGTGCGCGATGCGCCGCTGCAATCGCGCAACACCTTCGGCGTCGCCGCGCGCGCGCCGTGGCTGGTCTCGGTCGACAGCGCCGACGCCCTGCCCGAAGCGCTGGCCGCGCCGCCGTTGCGCGACGGGCTGGCGCTGGCGATCGGCGGCGGCAGCAACCTGCTGTTCGCCGGCGATCCCGACGGCGCCGTGCTCGAACTCAGCGGCCGCGCGGTGCGCGCGCTGGACGGCGACGGCGAACGCGCGATCGTGCGCGCCGACGCCGGCACGGTCTGGCACGGCTTCGTCATGCAGACCCTGGCCGAGGGCTACGCCGGGCTCGAGAACCTGGCCCTGATCCCGGGCACCGTCGGCGCCTCGCCGATCCAGAACATCGGCGCCTACGGCGTGGAAGTGCGCGAGTTCGTGCACGCGGTCGAGGCCTACGAGCCGGCGACCGGGCAATGGCACCGCTTCGACAACGCCGCCTGCGCGTTCGCCTACCGCGACAGCCTGTTCAAGCGCGAAGCCGACCGTTTCCTGATCACCGCGGTCGAGTTCGCGCTGCCGCGCCGTGCCGCGCCGAAGCTCGACTACGCCGGCATCGGCGAGGAACTGGCCGCGCGCGGCATCCACGCGCCGACGCCTTCGCAGGTCGCCGAGGCGGTGATCGCGATCCGCCAGCGCAAACTGCCCGACCCGGCCGTGCTCGGCAACGCCGGCAGCTTCTTCAAGAACCCGATCGTGCCGGCGGCGCAGGCCGAGGCCTTGCTGGCGCAGCATCCGTCGATGCCGGCGTTCCGCGGCGACGGCGAGGCCACGCGCAAGCTCTCGGCCGCGTGGCTGATCGACGCCTGCGGCTGGAAGGGCCATCGCGACGGCGACGCCGGCGTGTCCGCCGCGCATGCGCTGGTGCTGGTCAACCACGGCGGCGCCAGCGGCGCGCAGTTGCTCGATCTGGCCCGGCGCATCGCCGAATCGGTACGCGCGCGCTTCGGCGTGGCGATCGAACCCGAACCGCGCATCGTCGGCGCGCGCTGGTGA
- a CDS encoding DMT family transporter, translating to MRAAGLMLASTLSFGVMAIAIRLASQSLHTFEVAFFRNLFGLLAVLPLLLSARRAELRTRQLPKYFVRCAIGIVSMLCGFWAIGHLPLAQAISLTYSTPIFVTIAAALFLHEQVRARRWAAVAAGFVGVLVIVRPGSTEFSVDSLAALAAAVLGGVIAIQIKQLSKVDSANTIVLYTYSFWVPMSLIPALFVWQWPQGTAWVWIVAAGVFGTGGQVLWTHALKLGEVSALTPISFVQLPLVSIAGWLWFGEGLDRYTVIGAAIILGSNAYIARREALLARQRASSAATAGAVPGE from the coding sequence ATGCGCGCCGCCGGCCTGATGCTGGCGAGCACGCTGAGCTTCGGGGTCATGGCGATCGCCATCCGCCTGGCCTCGCAGTCGCTGCACACCTTCGAAGTCGCGTTCTTCCGCAACCTGTTCGGCCTGCTGGCGGTGCTGCCGCTGCTGCTCAGCGCGCGCCGCGCCGAACTGCGCACGCGCCAGCTGCCCAAGTACTTCGTGCGCTGCGCGATCGGCATCGTCTCGATGCTGTGCGGGTTCTGGGCGATCGGCCATCTGCCGTTGGCGCAGGCGATCTCGCTGACCTATTCGACGCCGATCTTCGTCACCATCGCCGCGGCGCTGTTCCTGCACGAACAGGTGCGCGCGCGGCGCTGGGCCGCGGTCGCCGCCGGCTTCGTCGGCGTGCTGGTGATCGTGCGGCCGGGCTCGACCGAGTTCTCCGTCGACAGCCTCGCCGCGCTGGCCGCGGCGGTGCTCGGCGGGGTCATCGCGATCCAGATCAAGCAGCTGTCGAAGGTCGATTCGGCCAACACCATCGTCCTGTACACCTATTCGTTCTGGGTGCCGATGTCGCTGATCCCGGCCCTGTTCGTGTGGCAGTGGCCGCAGGGCACGGCCTGGGTCTGGATCGTCGCCGCCGGCGTGTTCGGCACCGGCGGGCAGGTGCTGTGGACGCATGCGCTCAAGCTCGGCGAAGTCTCGGCGCTGACGCCGATCAGCTTCGTGCAATTGCCGCTGGTGTCGATCGCCGGCTGGCTGTGGTTCGGCGAAGGCCTGGACCGCTACACGGTGATCGGCGCGGCGATCATTCTCGGGTCGAACGCGTATATCGCCCGGCGCGAGGCGTTGCTGGCGCGCCAGCGCGCGTCGTCGGCGGCGACGGCGGGAGCGGTGCCGGGCGAGTAG